A region from the Linepithema humile isolate Giens D197 chromosome 1, Lhum_UNIL_v1.0, whole genome shotgun sequence genome encodes:
- the LOC105674569 gene encoding histone deacetylase HDAC1 isoform X3 — protein MKPHRIRMTHNLLLNYGLYRKMEIYRPHKATAEEMTKFHSDDYIRFLRSIRPDNMNEYNKQMHRFNVGEDCPVFDGLYEFCQLSAGGSVAAAVKLNKQASEICINWGGGLHHAKKSEASGFCYVNDIVLGILELLKYHQRVLYIDIDVHHGDGVEEAFYTTDRVMTVSFHKYGEYFPGTGDLRDIGAGKGKYYAVNIPLRDGMNDESYESIFVPIISKVMETFQPSAVVLQCGADSLTGDRLGCFNLTVRGHGKCVEFVKRYNLPFLMVGGGGYTIRNVSRCWTYETSVALGCEIANELPYNDYFEYFGPDFKLHISPSNVTNQNTPEYLEKIKTRLFENLRMLPHAPGVQVQTIPEDGTIIDDYETEENINPDEKLPQRDLDKRIQRENEYSDSEDEGEGGRKDNRSYKGSKKRLRLEKGHDIDMHMMNINIKKEDTELRENDKTERMNYANEEMKRENF, from the exons ATGAAGCCACATCGTATAAGGATGACACACAATTTACTCTTGAATTATGGTCTTTATAGAAAGATGGAGATATAT cGACCACATAAGGCCACAGCAGAAGAAATGACAAAATTTCATAGCGATGACTATATTAGATTCCTGAGATCCATACGGCCGGATAACATGAATGAATACAACAAGCAAATGCATCGAT TTAATGTAGGAGAAGATTGCCCTGTTTTCGACGGCTTGTACGAATTCTGCCAATTATCAGCTGGTGGCTCTGTAGCCGCTGCTGTGAAACTTAATAAGCAAGCTTctgaaatttgcataaattggGGCGGTGGCTTGCATCACGCCAAGAAGAGCGAAGCGTCAGGCTTTTGCTATGTGAATGACATTGTGCTGGGAATCTTGGAATTGCTGAAGTATCATCAGAGAGTCTTGTATATCGATATCGATGTTCACCATGGCGATGGTGTAGAGGAAGCATTTTATACTACGGATAGAGTGATGACGGTTTCGTTTCACAAGTATGGCGAGTACTTCCCTGGAACTGGAGATCTCCGCGATATCGGGGCAGGGAAG GGAAAGTATTATGCTGTCAACATACCTTTGCGAGATGGCATGAATGACGAGAGCTACGAGTCAATATTCGTTCCTATCATTTCGAAAGTAATGGAGACTTTCCAACCCTCTGCTGTCGTTCTGCAGTGTGGCGCCGACTCATTAACTG GCGACCGACTGGGATGCTTTAACTTGACTGTGAGAGGTCACGGCAAGTGCGTGGAATTCGTCAAGAGATACAACTTGCCCTTCCTGATGGTAGGAGGTGGTGGTTATACAATCAGAAATGTGTCCAGATGCTGGACGTATGAAACATCCGTAGCTTTGGGATGTGAAATTGCGAACGAGCTTCCCTATAACGATTACTTTGAGTACTTTGGTCCTGACTTTAAGCTACACATCAGCCCATCAAATGTGACAAATCAAAACACTCCCGAATATCTCGAGAAAATAAA AACAAGGTTGTTTGAAAATCTGAGAATGCTGCCTCACGCACCTGGTGTACAGGTTCAAACAATTCCAGAGGACGGTACTATTATCGATGATTACGAGACTGAAGAGAACATAAATCCTGATGAAAAGTTGCCCCAGCGCGATTTAGATAAGAGAATACAACGTGAGAATGAGTACAGTGACAGTGAAGACGAAGGAGAAGGTGGACGAAAGGATAATAGATCATACAAA GGGTCTAAAAAACGATTGCGTTTAGAAAAAGGACATGATATTGATATGCATATGATGAACATCAATATAAAGAAAGAGGACACAGAGTTGAGAG aaaatgataaaaccgAGAGAATGAATTATGCGAACGAGGAAATGAAGAGAGAAAATTTCTGA
- the LOC105674569 gene encoding histone deacetylase HDAC1 isoform X4, which translates to MAMLPSKKRVCYYYDSEIGNYYYGQGHPMKPHRIRMTHNLLLNYGLYRKMEIYRPHKATAEEMTKFHSDDYIRFLRSIRPDNMNEYNKQMHRFNVGEDCPVFDGLYEFCQLSAGGSVAAAVKLNKQASEICINWGGGLHHAKKSEASGFCYVNDIVLGILELLKYHQRVLYIDIDVHHGDGVEEAFYTTDRVMTVSFHKYGEYFPGTGDLRDIGAGKGKYYAVNIPLRDGMNDESYESIFVPIISKVMETFQPSAVVLQCGADSLTGDRLGCFNLTVRGHGKCVEFVKRYNLPFLMVGGGGYTIRNVSRCWTYETSVALGCEIANELPYNDYFEYFGPDFKLHISPSNVTNQNTPEYLEKIKTRLFENLRMLPHAPGVQVQTIPEDGTIIDDYETEENINPDEKLPQRDLDKRIQRENEYSDSEDEGEGGRKDNRSYKKMIKPRE; encoded by the exons ATGGCCATGCTACCGTCCAAGAAACGTGTCTGTTACTATTATGATA gtgaaattggaaattattattatggcCAAGGACATCCTATGAAGCCACATCGTATAAGGATGACACACAATTTACTCTTGAATTATGGTCTTTATAGAAAGATGGAGATATAT cGACCACATAAGGCCACAGCAGAAGAAATGACAAAATTTCATAGCGATGACTATATTAGATTCCTGAGATCCATACGGCCGGATAACATGAATGAATACAACAAGCAAATGCATCGAT TTAATGTAGGAGAAGATTGCCCTGTTTTCGACGGCTTGTACGAATTCTGCCAATTATCAGCTGGTGGCTCTGTAGCCGCTGCTGTGAAACTTAATAAGCAAGCTTctgaaatttgcataaattggGGCGGTGGCTTGCATCACGCCAAGAAGAGCGAAGCGTCAGGCTTTTGCTATGTGAATGACATTGTGCTGGGAATCTTGGAATTGCTGAAGTATCATCAGAGAGTCTTGTATATCGATATCGATGTTCACCATGGCGATGGTGTAGAGGAAGCATTTTATACTACGGATAGAGTGATGACGGTTTCGTTTCACAAGTATGGCGAGTACTTCCCTGGAACTGGAGATCTCCGCGATATCGGGGCAGGGAAG GGAAAGTATTATGCTGTCAACATACCTTTGCGAGATGGCATGAATGACGAGAGCTACGAGTCAATATTCGTTCCTATCATTTCGAAAGTAATGGAGACTTTCCAACCCTCTGCTGTCGTTCTGCAGTGTGGCGCCGACTCATTAACTG GCGACCGACTGGGATGCTTTAACTTGACTGTGAGAGGTCACGGCAAGTGCGTGGAATTCGTCAAGAGATACAACTTGCCCTTCCTGATGGTAGGAGGTGGTGGTTATACAATCAGAAATGTGTCCAGATGCTGGACGTATGAAACATCCGTAGCTTTGGGATGTGAAATTGCGAACGAGCTTCCCTATAACGATTACTTTGAGTACTTTGGTCCTGACTTTAAGCTACACATCAGCCCATCAAATGTGACAAATCAAAACACTCCCGAATATCTCGAGAAAATAAA AACAAGGTTGTTTGAAAATCTGAGAATGCTGCCTCACGCACCTGGTGTACAGGTTCAAACAATTCCAGAGGACGGTACTATTATCGATGATTACGAGACTGAAGAGAACATAAATCCTGATGAAAAGTTGCCCCAGCGCGATTTAGATAAGAGAATACAACGTGAGAATGAGTACAGTGACAGTGAAGACGAAGGAGAAGGTGGACGAAAGGATAATAGATCATACAAA aaaatgataaaaccgAGAGAATGA
- the LOC105674569 gene encoding histone deacetylase HDAC1 isoform X2: MIQFLRGEIGNYYYGQGHPMKPHRIRMTHNLLLNYGLYRKMEIYRPHKATAEEMTKFHSDDYIRFLRSIRPDNMNEYNKQMHRFNVGEDCPVFDGLYEFCQLSAGGSVAAAVKLNKQASEICINWGGGLHHAKKSEASGFCYVNDIVLGILELLKYHQRVLYIDIDVHHGDGVEEAFYTTDRVMTVSFHKYGEYFPGTGDLRDIGAGKGKYYAVNIPLRDGMNDESYESIFVPIISKVMETFQPSAVVLQCGADSLTGDRLGCFNLTVRGHGKCVEFVKRYNLPFLMVGGGGYTIRNVSRCWTYETSVALGCEIANELPYNDYFEYFGPDFKLHISPSNVTNQNTPEYLEKIKTRLFENLRMLPHAPGVQVQTIPEDGTIIDDYETEENINPDEKLPQRDLDKRIQRENEYSDSEDEGEGGRKDNRSYKGSKKRLRLEKGHDIDMHMMNINIKKEDTELRENDKTERMNYANEEMKRENF; encoded by the exons ATGATACAATTTTTACGAG gtgaaattggaaattattattatggcCAAGGACATCCTATGAAGCCACATCGTATAAGGATGACACACAATTTACTCTTGAATTATGGTCTTTATAGAAAGATGGAGATATAT cGACCACATAAGGCCACAGCAGAAGAAATGACAAAATTTCATAGCGATGACTATATTAGATTCCTGAGATCCATACGGCCGGATAACATGAATGAATACAACAAGCAAATGCATCGAT TTAATGTAGGAGAAGATTGCCCTGTTTTCGACGGCTTGTACGAATTCTGCCAATTATCAGCTGGTGGCTCTGTAGCCGCTGCTGTGAAACTTAATAAGCAAGCTTctgaaatttgcataaattggGGCGGTGGCTTGCATCACGCCAAGAAGAGCGAAGCGTCAGGCTTTTGCTATGTGAATGACATTGTGCTGGGAATCTTGGAATTGCTGAAGTATCATCAGAGAGTCTTGTATATCGATATCGATGTTCACCATGGCGATGGTGTAGAGGAAGCATTTTATACTACGGATAGAGTGATGACGGTTTCGTTTCACAAGTATGGCGAGTACTTCCCTGGAACTGGAGATCTCCGCGATATCGGGGCAGGGAAG GGAAAGTATTATGCTGTCAACATACCTTTGCGAGATGGCATGAATGACGAGAGCTACGAGTCAATATTCGTTCCTATCATTTCGAAAGTAATGGAGACTTTCCAACCCTCTGCTGTCGTTCTGCAGTGTGGCGCCGACTCATTAACTG GCGACCGACTGGGATGCTTTAACTTGACTGTGAGAGGTCACGGCAAGTGCGTGGAATTCGTCAAGAGATACAACTTGCCCTTCCTGATGGTAGGAGGTGGTGGTTATACAATCAGAAATGTGTCCAGATGCTGGACGTATGAAACATCCGTAGCTTTGGGATGTGAAATTGCGAACGAGCTTCCCTATAACGATTACTTTGAGTACTTTGGTCCTGACTTTAAGCTACACATCAGCCCATCAAATGTGACAAATCAAAACACTCCCGAATATCTCGAGAAAATAAA AACAAGGTTGTTTGAAAATCTGAGAATGCTGCCTCACGCACCTGGTGTACAGGTTCAAACAATTCCAGAGGACGGTACTATTATCGATGATTACGAGACTGAAGAGAACATAAATCCTGATGAAAAGTTGCCCCAGCGCGATTTAGATAAGAGAATACAACGTGAGAATGAGTACAGTGACAGTGAAGACGAAGGAGAAGGTGGACGAAAGGATAATAGATCATACAAA GGGTCTAAAAAACGATTGCGTTTAGAAAAAGGACATGATATTGATATGCATATGATGAACATCAATATAAAGAAAGAGGACACAGAGTTGAGAG aaaatgataaaaccgAGAGAATGAATTATGCGAACGAGGAAATGAAGAGAGAAAATTTCTGA
- the mRF1 gene encoding peptide chain release factor 1-like, mitochondrial, whose protein sequence is MSLLRRCRFDNYWQYMKLVSPTKVRELRALSLVNLKISRNLCNVHTSPNISNDRIRRCLDYLAKEYKNEFHGNNDLLEFIDLNVSGNLLNNRAQLVENIQNLQDLVKQDVEMKKMAEEEEALYKEQLNELDKRLLDTILANMCRESYNSIIVEITAGVGGQEAMLFVKDLFDLYMGYAKYLGLTYEVIDMEMTDNNGLRHVSVIISGDEVSKFRHEGGVHRVQRIPATEKMGRIHTSTASVAILPAPSDVEIAINDKDLKIEAKRASGAGGQHVNTTDSAVRITHLPSGLSVTCQVHRSQGKNKEMAMTKLRSILYEKQLNKQTSFTTELRRKQMGLGLRNEKIRTYNYTQDRVTDHRLQNGTLHNLIGFMQGGAALEELENKLQRDIQQKVLLEVVRKLETQLK, encoded by the exons ATGTCTCTGCTTCGAAGATGCAGATTCGACAATTATTGGCAATATATGAAACTCGTAAGCCCAACGAAGGTTCGCGAGTTACGTGCCTTATCGCTGGTTAACCtaaaaatttccagaaatttATGCAATGTACACACGAGtccaaatatttcaaacgacAGAATTCGAAGGTGTCTAGATTATTTGGCTAAGGAATACAAGAATGAATTCCACGGAAATAATGACCTTTTAGAATTTATCGATTTAAATGTCTCTGGTAACTTGCTAAACAACAGGGCTCAGCtcgtagaaaatattcagaatttaCAAGATTTAG tGAAACAAGATGTAGAGATGAAGAAAATGGCTGAGGAAGAAGAAGCGTTGTACAAGGAGCAATTAAATGAGCTCGACAAGAGATTGCTCGATACAATATTGGCCAACATGTGCAGAGAATCTTACAATAGCATTATCGTGGAGATAACAGCGGGCGTCGGTGGTCAGGAAGCGATGTTGTTTGTAAAAGACTTGTTTGATTTGTACATGGGTTACGCCAAGTACTTGGGTTTAACTTACGAGGTGATCGATATGGAAATGACGGATAACAACGGCCTGAGACATGTCAGCGTTATAATATCCGGCGATGAAGTTTCCAAGTTCAGGCACGAGGGTGGCGTGCATCGCGTACAGCGGATACCAGCCACAGAGAAAATGGGTCGAATACACACCAGCACCGCATCGGTGGCGATCCTGCCGGCGCCGTCGGACGTGGAGATTGCGATCAACGACAAGGATCTGAAGATAGAAGCGAAACGTGCGTCCGGCGCGGGCGGTCAGCACGTGAACACCACCGATTCCGCGGTGAGAATAACTCATCTGCCGAGCGGCTTGAGCGTAACTTGTCAGGTGCATCGATCGCAAGGCAAGAACAAGGAGATGGCGATGACGAAGTTGAGGAGCATCTTATACGAAAAGCAATTGAATAAGCAGACGTCATTCACGACCGAGCTGCGGCGCAAACAGATGGGGCTGGGACTCAGGAACGAGAAAATTAGGACGTACAACTATACTCAGGATCGCGTGACCGATCACAGGCTGCAGAACGGAACTCTTCATAATTTAATCGGGTTTATGCAAGGCGGAGCGGCGCTGGAAGAGTTGGAGAACAAATTACAACGGGATATACAACAGAAAGTGCTGCTTGAAGTAGTCAGAAAACTAGAAACGCAATTAAAGTGA
- the ohgt gene encoding protein cereblon isoform X2 → MDFDEDYDSEQSDDELRIVEAPRNGPDEEFESWSEISTDEPDPSTNRLESNMDDVPVPTENTFDVTLPATHSYLGQNLEELRGRTILDDGIYMNLPLLIKQSVLFPGQTLPMTVFGAQTIEMLQNCIQNDRTFGVVCYGYPEMERIGTTAEIYEYTDGGWTDHGRREFRLKAKGRQRFKILRIITQDHNKISANVKVLPEITLGPPFLDQRLASLDHLRVFPDSETDIKKQKKDMKKQERVENLDAAVTAWPAWVYRLYDPKRLSFKIRQHLQFLETRGGNVPKDPVDLSFWVAQNILMDHSERLMLLNYDCAISRLQREMKYLVEDNIYVCVNCESFIGRQSHMFPMNREGPQGTYVNPGGVIHETITFYHVQGVMLSDTPPSTEYSWFPGYAWTIAICKGCLHHVGWKFTATESDLRPKAFWGLTRRSLKNRDLKVKKKK, encoded by the exons ATGGACTTTGATGAAGATTATGACAGCGAACAAAGCGACGATGAGCTTCGCATCGTAG AGGCTCCACGCAATGGCCCGGACGAGGAGTTTGAAAGTTGGTCAGAAATAAGCACGGATGAACCAG accCATCGACCAATAGACTAGAGTCCAACATGGATGATGTACCAGTGCCCACAGAGAACACATTTGATGTTACATTACCAGCAACACACTCT TATTTAGGACAAAATTTAGAAGAATTAAGGGGAAGAACAATATTGGATGATGGCATTTATATGAATCTACCACTATTGATAAAGCAGTCTGTATTATTTCCTGGACAAACATTACCCATGACTGTGTTTGGCGCACAGACCATAGAGATGCTGCAAAACTGTATACAAAACGACCGCACCTTTGGTGTTGTGTGTTATGGTTATCCAGAGATGGAGCGAATAGGAACTACAGCCGAGATTTATGAATACACAGACGGCGGATGGACAGATCACGGTCGGCGAGAATTTCGCTTAAAAGCTAAAGGCAGGCAGCGCTTTAAGATATTGCGCATTATCACACAG GATCACAATAAAATTTCGGCCAATGTTAAAGTGTTACCAGAAATAACACTTGGGCCGCCATTCTTGGACCAACGTTTGGCCTCATTAGATCACTTGAGAGTCTTTCCCGATTCGGAGACCGACATAAAAAAGCAGAAGAAAGATATGAAAAAGCAAGAGAGAGTGGAAAACTTAGACGCTGCGGTTACTGCTTGGCCAGCTTGGGTTTATAGACTGTACGATCCTAAAAGGCTTTCCTTTAAAATACGTCAGCATCTGCAGTTTCTTGAAACTA GGGGTGGTAATGTACCTAAAGATCCTGTAGATTTGTCCTTTTGGGTAGCGCAAAATATTCTTATGGATCACAGTGAAAGACTCATGTTATTAAACTACGATTGCGCTATTTCTCGATTGCAGAGAGAAATGAAGTATCTTGTAGAG GATAACATCTACGTGTGCGTTAATTGCGAATCCTTTATCGGAAGGCAATCGCATATGTTTCCGATGAATAGAGAAGGCCCGCAGGGTACTTACGTCAATCCAGGCGGTGTTATACATGAGACTATAACTTTTTATCACGTACAAGGTGTTATGCTTAGCGATACGCCCCCTTCGACTGAGTACAGTTGGTTTCCAGG ATATGCTTGGACAATAGCTATCTGTAAAGGTTGTCTTCATCATGTTGGATGGAAGTTCACAGCAACAGAGTCTGATTTAAGGCCCAAAGCATTTTGGGGCTTGACACGCAGAAGTCTGAAAAATAGAGATTTAAAAGTtaagaagaagaaataa
- the ohgt gene encoding protein cereblon isoform X1: protein MTLTQLCVRLLKCPMLKLNCFAEAPRNGPDEEFESWSEISTDEPDPSTNRLESNMDDVPVPTENTFDVTLPATHSYLGQNLEELRGRTILDDGIYMNLPLLIKQSVLFPGQTLPMTVFGAQTIEMLQNCIQNDRTFGVVCYGYPEMERIGTTAEIYEYTDGGWTDHGRREFRLKAKGRQRFKILRIITQDHNKISANVKVLPEITLGPPFLDQRLASLDHLRVFPDSETDIKKQKKDMKKQERVENLDAAVTAWPAWVYRLYDPKRLSFKIRQHLQFLETRGGNVPKDPVDLSFWVAQNILMDHSERLMLLNYDCAISRLQREMKYLVEDNIYVCVNCESFIGRQSHMFPMNREGPQGTYVNPGGVIHETITFYHVQGVMLSDTPPSTEYSWFPGYAWTIAICKGCLHHVGWKFTATESDLRPKAFWGLTRRSLKNRDLKVKKKK from the exons ATGACATTGACGCAACTGTGCGTGAGATTATTGAAGTGCCCAATGTTGAAGTTAAACTGCTTTGCAGAGGCTCCACGCAATGGCCCGGACGAGGAGTTTGAAAGTTGGTCAGAAATAAGCACGGATGAACCAG accCATCGACCAATAGACTAGAGTCCAACATGGATGATGTACCAGTGCCCACAGAGAACACATTTGATGTTACATTACCAGCAACACACTCT TATTTAGGACAAAATTTAGAAGAATTAAGGGGAAGAACAATATTGGATGATGGCATTTATATGAATCTACCACTATTGATAAAGCAGTCTGTATTATTTCCTGGACAAACATTACCCATGACTGTGTTTGGCGCACAGACCATAGAGATGCTGCAAAACTGTATACAAAACGACCGCACCTTTGGTGTTGTGTGTTATGGTTATCCAGAGATGGAGCGAATAGGAACTACAGCCGAGATTTATGAATACACAGACGGCGGATGGACAGATCACGGTCGGCGAGAATTTCGCTTAAAAGCTAAAGGCAGGCAGCGCTTTAAGATATTGCGCATTATCACACAG GATCACAATAAAATTTCGGCCAATGTTAAAGTGTTACCAGAAATAACACTTGGGCCGCCATTCTTGGACCAACGTTTGGCCTCATTAGATCACTTGAGAGTCTTTCCCGATTCGGAGACCGACATAAAAAAGCAGAAGAAAGATATGAAAAAGCAAGAGAGAGTGGAAAACTTAGACGCTGCGGTTACTGCTTGGCCAGCTTGGGTTTATAGACTGTACGATCCTAAAAGGCTTTCCTTTAAAATACGTCAGCATCTGCAGTTTCTTGAAACTA GGGGTGGTAATGTACCTAAAGATCCTGTAGATTTGTCCTTTTGGGTAGCGCAAAATATTCTTATGGATCACAGTGAAAGACTCATGTTATTAAACTACGATTGCGCTATTTCTCGATTGCAGAGAGAAATGAAGTATCTTGTAGAG GATAACATCTACGTGTGCGTTAATTGCGAATCCTTTATCGGAAGGCAATCGCATATGTTTCCGATGAATAGAGAAGGCCCGCAGGGTACTTACGTCAATCCAGGCGGTGTTATACATGAGACTATAACTTTTTATCACGTACAAGGTGTTATGCTTAGCGATACGCCCCCTTCGACTGAGTACAGTTGGTTTCCAGG ATATGCTTGGACAATAGCTATCTGTAAAGGTTGTCTTCATCATGTTGGATGGAAGTTCACAGCAACAGAGTCTGATTTAAGGCCCAAAGCATTTTGGGGCTTGACACGCAGAAGTCTGAAAAATAGAGATTTAAAAGTtaagaagaagaaataa
- the LOC105674569 gene encoding histone deacetylase HDAC1 isoform X1, which yields MAMLPSKKRVCYYYDSEIGNYYYGQGHPMKPHRIRMTHNLLLNYGLYRKMEIYRPHKATAEEMTKFHSDDYIRFLRSIRPDNMNEYNKQMHRFNVGEDCPVFDGLYEFCQLSAGGSVAAAVKLNKQASEICINWGGGLHHAKKSEASGFCYVNDIVLGILELLKYHQRVLYIDIDVHHGDGVEEAFYTTDRVMTVSFHKYGEYFPGTGDLRDIGAGKGKYYAVNIPLRDGMNDESYESIFVPIISKVMETFQPSAVVLQCGADSLTGDRLGCFNLTVRGHGKCVEFVKRYNLPFLMVGGGGYTIRNVSRCWTYETSVALGCEIANELPYNDYFEYFGPDFKLHISPSNVTNQNTPEYLEKIKTRLFENLRMLPHAPGVQVQTIPEDGTIIDDYETEENINPDEKLPQRDLDKRIQRENEYSDSEDEGEGGRKDNRSYKGSKKRLRLEKGHDIDMHMMNINIKKEDTELRENDKTERMNYANEEMKRENF from the exons ATGGCCATGCTACCGTCCAAGAAACGTGTCTGTTACTATTATGATA gtgaaattggaaattattattatggcCAAGGACATCCTATGAAGCCACATCGTATAAGGATGACACACAATTTACTCTTGAATTATGGTCTTTATAGAAAGATGGAGATATAT cGACCACATAAGGCCACAGCAGAAGAAATGACAAAATTTCATAGCGATGACTATATTAGATTCCTGAGATCCATACGGCCGGATAACATGAATGAATACAACAAGCAAATGCATCGAT TTAATGTAGGAGAAGATTGCCCTGTTTTCGACGGCTTGTACGAATTCTGCCAATTATCAGCTGGTGGCTCTGTAGCCGCTGCTGTGAAACTTAATAAGCAAGCTTctgaaatttgcataaattggGGCGGTGGCTTGCATCACGCCAAGAAGAGCGAAGCGTCAGGCTTTTGCTATGTGAATGACATTGTGCTGGGAATCTTGGAATTGCTGAAGTATCATCAGAGAGTCTTGTATATCGATATCGATGTTCACCATGGCGATGGTGTAGAGGAAGCATTTTATACTACGGATAGAGTGATGACGGTTTCGTTTCACAAGTATGGCGAGTACTTCCCTGGAACTGGAGATCTCCGCGATATCGGGGCAGGGAAG GGAAAGTATTATGCTGTCAACATACCTTTGCGAGATGGCATGAATGACGAGAGCTACGAGTCAATATTCGTTCCTATCATTTCGAAAGTAATGGAGACTTTCCAACCCTCTGCTGTCGTTCTGCAGTGTGGCGCCGACTCATTAACTG GCGACCGACTGGGATGCTTTAACTTGACTGTGAGAGGTCACGGCAAGTGCGTGGAATTCGTCAAGAGATACAACTTGCCCTTCCTGATGGTAGGAGGTGGTGGTTATACAATCAGAAATGTGTCCAGATGCTGGACGTATGAAACATCCGTAGCTTTGGGATGTGAAATTGCGAACGAGCTTCCCTATAACGATTACTTTGAGTACTTTGGTCCTGACTTTAAGCTACACATCAGCCCATCAAATGTGACAAATCAAAACACTCCCGAATATCTCGAGAAAATAAA AACAAGGTTGTTTGAAAATCTGAGAATGCTGCCTCACGCACCTGGTGTACAGGTTCAAACAATTCCAGAGGACGGTACTATTATCGATGATTACGAGACTGAAGAGAACATAAATCCTGATGAAAAGTTGCCCCAGCGCGATTTAGATAAGAGAATACAACGTGAGAATGAGTACAGTGACAGTGAAGACGAAGGAGAAGGTGGACGAAAGGATAATAGATCATACAAA GGGTCTAAAAAACGATTGCGTTTAGAAAAAGGACATGATATTGATATGCATATGATGAACATCAATATAAAGAAAGAGGACACAGAGTTGAGAG aaaatgataaaaccgAGAGAATGAATTATGCGAACGAGGAAATGAAGAGAGAAAATTTCTGA